A genomic window from Brassica oleracea var. oleracea cultivar TO1000 chromosome C8, BOL, whole genome shotgun sequence includes:
- the LOC106309449 gene encoding protein STRUBBELIG, protein MTFTRRQVFLVLSVLALTMPFSAGVTNLRDVSAINNLYITLGAPSLSHWLAFGGDPCGEKWQGVVCDSSNITEIRIPDMKVGGGLSDTLADFSSIQVMDFSNNHISGTIPQALPSTIRNLSLSSNRFTGNIPFTLSFLSDLSELSLGNNLLSGEIPDYFQQLSKLTKLDLSSNVLEGRLPPSMGDLAALKILYLQDNKLIGTLDVIEDLFLTDLNVANNLFSGPIPPNLLKVPHFKKDGTPFNTSIITPPPPAVVPPPPTTTTHRSPPPVTHIPPGSTVPPAPFAPFVPLQPQPPPPSPPLVWSPPSDNGGGGDPWNSVSGQPTLQISPPSGSASGKFWSTQRIILVICSVAVIVLVSGLCVTLWRCCRNKKYNRYVPQARKDYQRPYFNKPPSQPTTPFMGKVSREPMVKPYDGYGAGDRLYGYPTPPRAEESRRAIPPTSYYNVNVSQKPLQQPPRRFQSNDAAATKRTAHFPPGLNTSSSATVFTVSSLQQYTNSFSEEHIIGEGSLGNVYKAVFPHGKFLAVRKLSNTINRTQSDGDFLNLVSNVLKLKRGNILEFLGYCNEYGQRLLVYEYCPNGSLQDALHLDRKLNKKLTWNVRMNIALGAAKALQFLHEVCQPPVVHQNFKSSKVLLDGKLSVRVADSGLAYMLPPRPTSQMAGYAAPEIEYGSYTCQSDVYSLGVVMLELLTGSRPFDRTRRRDQTLAQWAMPRLHDIDALTRMADPSLHGAYSVKSLSRFADIISRSLQMEPGFRPSVSEIVQDLQRMI, encoded by the exons ATGACCTTTACAAGAAGACAGGTGTTCCTTGTTCTCTCTGTTTTAGCTTTGACAATGCCGTTCTCGGCTGGAGTCACCAATCTACGAGATG TTTCGGCGATTAATAATTTGTATATTACTTTGGGAGCACCATCACTATCACACTGGCTTGCCTTTGGAGGAGACCCTTGTGGAGAAAAGTGGCAAGGTGTTGTCTGTGATTCCTCAAACATCACAGAAAT AAGGATACCTGACATGAAGGTGGGTGGAGGCTTAAGTGACACCTTGGCTGATTTTTCATCAATCCAAGTGAT GGACTTCAGTAACAATCATATCTCAGGGACAATTCCACAGGCTTTGCCTTCTACCATCCGCAACCT ATCTCTCTCCAGCAACCGCTTCACTGGGAACATTCCCTTTACATTGTCCTTCTTATCCGACTTGTCAGAATT GTCATTGGGAAACAATCTTTTATCAGGAGAGATACCAGATTACTTTCAGCAGTTATCAAAGCTGACAAAACT GGACTTATCCTCTAACGTACTGGAGGGGCGTTTACCTCCCTCCATGGGAGACTTAGCGGCTCTCAAGATCCT GTATCTACAGGACAACAAGCTCATCGGAACACTTGATGTTATAGAGGATCTTTTCTTAACCGATTT GAATGTAGCAAACAACTTATTCTCAGGACCTATACCGCCAAATCTATTAAAAGTTCCCCATTTCAA AAAAGATGGAACTCCATTCAATACATCAATTATAACACCGCCTCCGCCTGCTGTTGTTCCTCCTCCTCCTACTACTACTACTCACCGTTCTCCTCCTCCTGTTACTCATATCCCTCCTGGTTCCACTGTTCCCCCTGCTCCCTTTGCTCCTTTTGTTCCACTCCAACCACAACCACCACCACCATCACCACCTTTAGTTTGGTCACCACCTTCTGATAATGGAGGAGGAGGAGATCCCTGGAACTCTGTGTCAGGTCAACCTACCTTGCAAATCTCACCTCCTTCAGGTTCAGCGTCAGGAAAGTTCTGGTCCACGCAGAGAATCATTCTAGTCATCTGCTCAGTAGCCGTTATAGTTCTTGTATCCGGGCTATGTGTTACACTTTGGAGATGTTGCAGAAACAAGAAGTATAACCGTTATGTCCCTCAAGCTCGTAAAGATTACCAACGACCATACTTTAACAAACCTCCATCTCAACCAACCACCCCCTTTATGGGAAAAG TTTCTCGTGAGCCTATGGTTAAACCTTACGATGGATATGGAGCCGGAGACAGATTATACGGCTACCCTACGCCACCAAGGGCTGAAGAGAGCCGGAGAGCGATTCCTCCTACTTCATATTACAATGTTAATGTTTCACAAAAACCGCTACAACAACCACCGAGGCGTTTCCAGTCCAATGATGCAGCTGCTACCAAGAGAACTGCTCATTTTCCTCCAGGCTTGAATACTTCATCTTCCGCTACAGTTTTCACTGTTTCCTCACTTCAGCAATACACAAACAGCTTCTCAGAAGAGCATATTATCGGTGAAGGGTCGCTTGGTAATGTATACAAAGCCGTGTTTCCTCATGGAAAG TTTCTTGCGGTGAGGAAGCTGAGCAATACAATCAACAGAACGCAGAGTGACGGTGACTTCCTCAATCTAGTCTCAAACGTTTTGAAACTGAAACGAGGGAACATACTTGAGTTTCTTGGTTACTGTAATGAGTATGGTCAAAGGCTGCTTGTGTATGAGTACTGTCCTAATGGTTCGCTTCAAGACGCACTTCATTTGGACCGTAAATTGAATAAGAAGCTCACTTGGAATGTGCGTATGAATATCGCGTTAGGAGCTGCCAAGGCACTGCA GTTTCTTCATGAGGTATGTCAACCACCTGTTGTACACCAGAACTTCAAGTCTTCCAAGGTTCTACTTGATGGAAAGCTCTCAGTACGCGTTGCAGACAGCGGTTTGGCTTATATGTTACCACCACGTCCAACGAGCCAG ATGGCGGGTTATGCGGCACCTGAGATTGAGTATGGAAGCTACACTTGTCAAAGCGATGTGTATAGCCTTGGGGTTGTCATGTTAGAACTGCTAACTGGAAGCAGACCATTTGACAG GACAAGACGGAGGGATCAGACACTAGCTCAATGGGCTATGCCACGGCTTCATGACATAGATGCGTTGACAAGAATGGCTGATCCGTCGTTACATGGAGCATATTCAGTGAAATCTTTGTCACGTTTTGCAGATATCATATCACGTTCTCTCCAG ATGGAACCAGGATTCAGACCGTCTGTATCAGAAATTGTCCAAGATCTTCAACGTATGATCTAA
- the LOC106310941 gene encoding uncharacterized protein LOC106310941 yields the protein MGCCVSSLTADQKDDSISGTNAAPPPSVVEEETVVKEVLSETTLVTDNTRSNKVPEDKEKKPVAVNVAPGPGLTENGLVKPKKGSEICSLSENLLSIVNGCNEEEAKQRKLHGVRERSPAKSRNRVMVHNYPTRRTDMSPRKRNTEGGGEEAGSVRLVPSGTGQRDPNKRSGRRRSRSVMIGPTRDHYCTDNGGANLSPGRVRPDPDKNGSDHHQWLSCGAAGDNDVSTPIIDSFENSLVTLECFIFL from the coding sequence ATGGGTTGTTGCGTCAGCTCCCTCACCGCCGACCAGAAAGATGATTCCATCTCCGGCACGAACGCAGCACCGCCTCCATCCGTCGTCGAAGAAGAGACAGTAGTCAAAGAAGTCTTGTCCGAAACCACATTGGTAACTGACAACACGAGGTCGAACAAGGTTCCTGAAGACAAGGAGAAGAAACCCGTAGCTGTCAACGTAGCTCCAGGCCCTGGTTTAACCGAGAACGGTTTAGTTAAACCGAAAAAAGGATCGGAAATTTGCAGTTTGAGCGAGAATCTGCTCTCTATAGTGAATGGGTGCAACGAGGAAGAAGCGAAACAGAGGAAACTACATGGTGTGAGAGAGCGATCTCCGGCGAAATCTCGGAACCGGGTCATGGTTCATAATTACCCGACCCGGAGAACCGATATGTCGCCACGTAAGAGAAACACGGAAGGAGGAGGAGAAGAAGCTGGCTCGGTGAGGCTGGTGCCTTCGGGTACGGGTCAGAGAGACCCGAATAAAAGATCCGGGAGGAGAAGGTCCAGGTCAGTCATGATAGGTCCGACTCGGGATCATTATTGTACGGACAATGGTGGAGCAAATCTGTCTCCGGGTCGGGTGAGACCTGATCCTGATAAGAACGGGTCGGATCATCATCAGTGGCTGAGTTGCGGTGCAGCTGGAGATAATGACGTATCTACCCCTATCATCGACTCATTTGAGAACTCTCTTGTCACTCTGGAGTGTTTCATCTTTCTTTGA